A region of Chloroflexota bacterium DNA encodes the following proteins:
- a CDS encoding VWA domain-containing protein encodes MNQTKRSNRQAGQSLMIIAAGMVALLAMVAVVADAGNDYVQRRQLQNSLDAAAEAGTLQLVVSGSRNGDVSDAVRSYAVRNGTASADVTAYYVVQDTTGNSIVVRSGTIDTYGRNNPVPATLTVNGASYPVVGVQVEANRVFNTYFAGLVGFPTLQVNGGSAAYANKGVCSSGGMFPMAVNVTTFRDENGDGIRDIHTEQADPTFTYQIFEKDAGQQNAPGNFGWLTWTAGDVSAATLATNIADTSRSGRWAVGDNIPAATGAMNSSSVRSGVQDYINGSKAGVAVTIPIFDTVSGSGANARYHIVGFARFRLVSMDSTGNPKSITGKFQQWVDPTAEGGCASFGVASVKIRPPVSVTRSLVGTVKLQKLTLVGRVSQTTQHVPVDVVNILDTSGSMGDPFGSQTKIQAAKAALTSFNNNMQPTVGDQVGLVTYPLIQNGSRYNYSCTQSGSTNSYYTASVRNSLTSSVSTVNATINSLSPNGYTPLAAGIQQGRQTVLGAGHRAGSVAIMIIASDGLANARINGQITGFNGMAFSSVACNSGAEQDALDQANIAKADANGDGLPDVIIYTIAVGNNFNPALLQAIASRDTDPSRPHYFRATDAASMASIYAQIASQVQTIASECRIISTDAFAPNAALTVRYPSGSTQNVQTTSNGEFVLNNIESGTYQITGASVTVNGLTYNAPTDGVGGADLSFPLNVVVGTGSGTYKTDFALKTTSSITCNQ; translated from the coding sequence ATGAACCAGACCAAGCGCTCCAATCGACAAGCAGGGCAATCGCTCATGATCATTGCCGCCGGGATGGTCGCTCTGTTGGCCATGGTGGCGGTGGTGGCCGATGCCGGCAACGATTACGTACAGCGGCGTCAATTGCAGAATTCGCTCGACGCGGCAGCCGAGGCGGGCACGCTGCAGCTGGTCGTCTCGGGCAGCCGCAATGGCGATGTCTCCGACGCCGTGCGCAGCTATGCGGTGCGCAACGGTACGGCGTCGGCCGACGTCACCGCCTACTATGTGGTACAGGACACGACCGGCAACAGCATCGTCGTGCGCTCCGGAACGATCGACACCTACGGCCGCAACAATCCAGTGCCGGCGACCCTGACGGTCAACGGCGCCAGCTATCCGGTCGTTGGCGTGCAGGTCGAAGCCAACCGCGTCTTCAACACCTACTTCGCGGGGCTGGTCGGTTTCCCGACGTTGCAGGTCAATGGCGGCTCGGCGGCGTACGCCAACAAGGGCGTCTGCTCATCAGGCGGCATGTTCCCGATGGCCGTCAATGTGACGACCTTCCGCGATGAGAACGGCGACGGCATCCGTGACATCCACACCGAGCAGGCGGACCCGACCTTCACCTACCAGATCTTTGAGAAGGATGCCGGCCAGCAGAACGCGCCCGGCAACTTCGGCTGGCTGACGTGGACGGCCGGCGACGTCAGTGCGGCCACGCTGGCCACTAATATCGCAGACACGAGCCGCAGCGGCCGGTGGGCTGTCGGCGATAACATCCCCGCGGCGACGGGCGCCATGAACTCCAGCAGCGTCCGCAGCGGCGTGCAGGACTACATTAATGGCAGCAAGGCGGGCGTGGCGGTCACGATCCCCATCTTCGACACCGTGTCGGGATCCGGAGCGAATGCCAGATACCATATTGTTGGCTTTGCACGCTTCCGCCTGGTCAGCATGGACTCGACGGGCAACCCCAAGTCGATCACCGGCAAGTTCCAGCAGTGGGTCGATCCGACAGCGGAAGGCGGCTGCGCCAGCTTCGGCGTCGCCAGCGTCAAGATTCGCCCACCGGTCAGCGTCACGCGCTCGCTCGTTGGCACGGTAAAGCTGCAGAAGTTGACTTTGGTGGGTCGTGTCAGCCAGACCACACAGCATGTGCCGGTGGACGTGGTCAACATCCTCGATACCTCGGGTAGTATGGGTGATCCGTTCGGCAGCCAGACGAAGATTCAGGCGGCCAAAGCGGCCCTGACGAGCTTCAATAACAACATGCAGCCGACCGTGGGCGACCAGGTTGGGTTAGTAACCTATCCGCTGATCCAGAATGGATCCCGGTATAACTACAGCTGTACGCAGAGCGGCAGCACGAACAGCTATTACACCGCCAGCGTGCGGAACTCGCTAACGAGCAGTGTGTCCACGGTCAATGCGACCATCAACAGCCTCAGCCCGAACGGCTATACGCCGCTGGCCGCCGGTATCCAGCAGGGCCGGCAGACGGTGCTGGGCGCCGGTCACCGCGCGGGCAGCGTGGCGATCATGATCATCGCGTCCGACGGGTTGGCGAATGCCCGCATCAATGGACAGATCACCGGCTTCAATGGCATGGCGTTCAGCAGCGTAGCGTGCAACTCCGGCGCCGAACAGGACGCGCTCGACCAGGCCAACATCGCCAAGGCCGACGCCAACGGCGACGGCCTGCCCGACGTGATCATCTACACGATCGCGGTCGGAAACAACTTCAACCCGGCATTGCTGCAGGCGATTGCCAGCCGCGATACGGACCCGAGCCGCCCGCATTACTTCCGCGCAACCGATGCCGCGTCGATGGCCTCCATCTACGCGCAGATCGCCAGCCAGGTGCAGACGATTGCCAGCGAATGCCGCATCATCAGCACCGACGCCTTTGCTCCGAACGCGGCGCTGACGGTGCGCTACCCGAGCGGCTCGACCCAGAACGTGCAGACCACGTCGAATGGCGAGTTCGTGTTGAACAACATCGAAAGCGGCACCTACCAGATTACGGGCGCTTCGGTGACGGTCAACGGCCTGACGTACAACGCGCCGACCGATGGGGTGGGCGGCGCCGACCTGAGCTTCCCGCTGAACGTCGTCGTGGGCACCGGCAGCGGCACGTATAAGACCGACTTCGCGTTGAAGACCACCAGCAGCATCACCTGCAATCAGTAG
- a CDS encoding pilus assembly protein, protein MKKPIREPGARGQAFVEFALTFPVILMVLTFVLGFAVVFYSYVTMQMAVREGTNSIVHNPRQTTTQVQDTVRGYLVTLDPGQLTVVVEPSDPSSWVSGAQVSVSGLYNVVLPVPALGTFQLRTVSVMTIE, encoded by the coding sequence ATGAAGAAACCAATCCGGGAACCCGGCGCGCGCGGTCAGGCGTTCGTAGAATTCGCCCTGACCTTTCCAGTTATTCTGATGGTGTTGACATTCGTCCTGGGGTTTGCGGTGGTGTTTTACTCGTATGTGACGATGCAAATGGCCGTGCGCGAAGGCACCAACTCGATTGTGCACAACCCGCGGCAAACTACGACACAGGTGCAGGATACGGTGCGCGGCTATCTGGTCACGCTGGATCCGGGCCAGTTGACCGTGGTGGTCGAACCATCGGATCCCAGCAGTTGGGTATCCGGCGCCCAGGTATCCGTCTCTGGACTATACAATGTTGTGCTGCCGGTTCCGGCACTCGGAACCTTCCAACTACGGACCGTATCGGTAATGACGATCGAGTAA